ACTCCTGCAAGGACCGAGAAAAGACCGATGGTGCCAAAATAGAGCAAAGGTTTCTTCATGAAAGACAGCTGAAATTTCACTGCAAGCAAATCAAAGAACCCAATTAAAATGCGTGACTTCTGCTGGTATTTCGGAAGACCGTACTTCCGGGGGCGAATGTCCACTTTTATTTCACCGATCCGGTAGCCGGCTTCCTTTGCCAGAGGCACCAGAAAGCGATGCCAATCCTTGCGCAGCGGTATATCGTTAAGAACATCTTTCCTTACCGCTTTGATCGCGTTCATATCGTGTACCTCGAGACCGAACAGCTTCTTCGCCCATAAATTATACGTATTTGACACAAATTTCTTATCGTATTTCCCTTGTTTCCAACCTGTGGCAATATCGAATCCGTTATCGATCAGCGCGATCAATCTGGGAATGTCGTTTGGGTCATATTGCATATCGGCGTCAAATATCACTATGACATCGCCTTTCGCCGCCTTCGCTCCGGACATTATAGCTTGCGTTTTGCCCATATTCCTTTTATGCCGGACGCAACGTAAATAACGTCTCTTATGCTTTTTCAATATATCGGACGTTCCGTCTTCGGAGCCGTCGTCGACTAAGATAACCTCATAGTTTCGCTTCTTTTCAACAAATTTGTCGAATTCCTCGATGAGAAGCGGTATGTTTACTGCTTCATTATATGCAGGAACTACAACAGAAACCTTCATGTCTGATTATATGAAATCTCGTTACTTAGTCAAGAGGAGAACCAAAAATACAGCTTTCACTTCTCATACAGCAGGCAAAGTATCTGACAGCGCTATGATGGTAAGCTGACAGATCCTCTTGAGCGTCTCTAATATACCGATGTTTCTAATTGCGACGCTCTCGAAATACTGATAATCTTCATTATTCAATTGTGTTTGGAGCTCTTTGATCTCCATGATGTTCGGTAGATCACGTTTGTTGTACTGAATTATCATCGGAATATCCTTCAGGATTAAATCATACGCTCTCAGATTATCCTGCAGGTTGTACATACTCTCGATGTTCTCCTCCAACCGTTCCCGCTGAGAATCGACCACAAAAACCAATCCATCGACGTTTCTCAAAACCAGTCTGCGCGATGCATTATAGTAAACCTGACCAGGTACCGTATACAGATGGAACCGTAGTTTCCAACCCTTGATCTCACCCACATCAATAGGCAGGAAATCAAAGAATATTGTTTGGTCCAGATCGGTTGCAAGACTCATCATCTGGCCCTTTCGGTCAGACGATAATTTAGCATATATCGAACGCAAATTGGTCGTCTTGCCACCCAGGCTCGTCCCGTAGTACACGATCTTGAGGTTGAGCTCTTTATTGGCGTAGTTTAAGTTCGCCATAGTTCAGGTTATTTCAACAAGATTAAGTGAATTATCCACCGTAAACGTACTAATACCGTCGGTCAGGACCGGTGCCGGGTTACCTTCTCCAAAAGGCACCAGGGTCTTGAGCATGGCCACGTCTGATTTACGCAAGAAAGCCTCGGGTTTAGGCTCCATCGATTTACAGTCATCCAAAATATCAGGAGCTTGATGCTCTACATATTCTTTGAACTCACGAAGGAAAACTTCAAGATACCTTTTCTCCATCGAAAAACCAGCCGCTTTCTTATGCCCTCCGAAATCCAGGAAAAACTTTCGCATCCGGTAGAGCAACTTGTACAGGTCGAAATCGCAACTCCGTAATTCACCTATGCATTTTTCATTTCTTATGCCAATTATCAAAGAATTGCGCTTAAAATAATCGCGTAGACGCGCTGCAACAGAACCAAGAAAGTGCTGCTTAGAAAGGGGCACGAGCGAAATAACCAGCCTCGACGTCACCTCGGCACTCGATATCACCTCACTGAACATGTTGTCAATTTCCTGCCGGCGTCTTTGATCCGTGTCTTTCAGAGTAGAGTAGATGTCTCGGACCCTACTCAAATCATTTTCAACAAAGAAATCGACACCCAATCTCGGATCGATATAAGCTGCCGAGCCGATTGTCGGCAAGACTTCTTTGAGTACCCTGTGCATTTCGACCTCACCATACTCTCTAAGACACACAGCCCACGCTTCATCGACATGATTGACCAAACTCAACCCATGGATACAGAATACCCTGTTCTCGTCACATAACGCGACACGGTCTGCAAAAGTGCCGATACAAACGATGGGATAGAATGATTTCTTCAAACCATAGAATTCATTCGCGCTCATGCTGAAAAACTCCTGATAGAGGAACTGCGCGAGTTTAAAGGCAACACCAACACCAGCCAGGTCCCGGAAAGGATATCGTGAATCCTGTCGCTTCGGGTTCACTGCAGCAATCGGAAAATCGGTGCGCTTAGTCTCATGGTGGTCGCAAATAATCGCCTTCAATCCCTCTTGTTCGGCAATACGAAAGTTCTCTTCATTGCTGATGCCAAAATCTACGGTCAGAAGCAACCTAACTCCCTTCTCTCGATACGAAGAAAGAACCTGAGGATTCAATACGTAACCATCCTTCTCACGAATGATCGGGTAAACATGCACGGCGCCGCTGCCCTTGGTAATATCATCCAATGCCTTGTACATGACTGCGGCCGATGTATATCCGTCTACATCGTCGTGCGTGTAAATGAGTATCCCCTCCCCACCTTTTGCCGCGGTTATGATCTCTTCAGCAGCACGGGCGATGTCCGGCAACAAACCAGGATCGTGGAGCTGTGAAGAATCCGGATAGAGATACCTTTTTGCCTCGCTATACTCTGGATAGCGTCGGGCAATAATTTCTGCCACCTCCCGCGGAATCGAAAAATCGGTGGCATATTTTTCAACGAGCATTTTGTCGGCATCACGCAGTGACATTTTTGCCTAACTCCCGCGATTTACCTTCCCCTGACTTGTCGGGCTCAATACGCGCCCGGAGGAAAGTCAGTATCTCTTCGTGTTCCTCGGGCATGAGTACGAACACGCCCCTGAATTGATTCAGAAACGTCTTGCGGCGAAACGGGCTGAGAAGTACCCCATTCTTTCCCACATAAACCCGTCTGAATTCCGATAATTTTCGTTTCTGAGTCATGAAAATATTCTTTATTATGATCTCCTCATCGTTGATATCATACGCAGTTGGGAAGAAATAAGAATGCACGGATACGAAGAGTATGATGAAACCAAAGAGACTCCAGAAAAGACCGTAAAACACAGCCACGATGACAACGAAGGCGACGATGAAAATAGCACTCAACACTGCTTTGTTGAGATTCCGCTTGGCAGGATGTACATTCCAATTCATAGGCTTTGCCTTGTGCTATTTCCCACCATGATAGTCGTCTATACTCTGTTTTAGCATTCCTAACTCAAAACTCTGAAATCATCAAGATAGATAAGGAGATAAGAAAACCCATAGAAAATGGGCCCGGAGGGACTCGAACCCCCGACCCGCTGATTATGAGTCAGCTGCTCTAACCAACTGAGCTACAGGCCCCACTACCATACGGCAAATTATAGTCAAGAACAGAGTTTTGTCAATCAACCACTCAAAATCTAGAAGATGCTGTTTTGATCATTTGAATTTTGAGATTCGTATTTGTTTAGTATTTAGAATTTCTGATTTAGGACTTGGCTTGGCCAGCCATAGCCATTGGCCTAATTAACTCGGGTGAGGCCGTCTTGACTAGCACTCGTATTGTTTTATAATGTCCCAGGCTAAGCCAATGTTAGTAAACGAAGTCAAATGCAAATCAATACTCAATAAATCAGGCATTTCAGTCATTGACTACGCAATTAACCCCTATTATGGATGTGCCCACAAATGCCAATACTGCTATGCCGTCTTCATGAAGAGATTCACCGGACATACAGAACCTTGGGGTGACTTTGTCGATGCAAAGGTGAACGGTCCGGAAGTGCTGGCACAGCAGCTCCAAAGACTGAAAAAGCGCAGCCGGATCTCATTCGGCACAGTCTGCGACCCTTACCAACCACTTGAATTAAAATATCAAATAACTCGAAAATGTCTTGAAATATTAATACCTTACCGCCATCGTGTATCCATTTTGACAAAGTCGGCGATCGTCATTCGTGATGCCGACGTTCTGCGTAGGCTTTACAAGGTAAGGGTTAGTTTCACAATAACATCTATGGAAGAGAAGGTCAGAAAAGTATTTGAGCCGGCCACGCCTTCAGCAGAAATGAGATTCAAGGCGCTCCGAACACTCAGTCAGGATGGGATAAACACCAGCGTATTTGTCGCACCTGTCATCCCCTATATCTCTGATTCGCCCACTGCAATTGCTGATATCTTTAAAGCAGCCAGAAGTGCCGGCGCCGATTATGTGATGTTTGATACTCTGAATCCTTACCCAAAGGTGTGGCGCAATGTCCAGAGGCTCGTTAAGAACCAATTTCCTGACAAATTCGAATCCTTCAATACGTATTATACAAACCGGAAAATGTACAAAGTGCGCTTGCGGGAAAGGATCCGTAGTCTCGGAGAGAAATATCGCATAGACTACAGATTCGCTTTTTAGTCACCCCTGTCAGCGTTGCCGGATATCGTATGTGCAAATACCGTTGATCTACCGGAATCGTCATGACTCCCCGTAGGAAAGCAATTTCTCAATCGTATAATGCTTCCCGTCCTCTGCCGCCAGCACGGTGATCCCGGTTCTTTCTTTCAATTGCCGCGCAACATTCCAAGGGCCAGTTCTTAACATCGTCATGCCGAAATGTGTGATGATCGCCACCTTTGGCTTGATCCCGGATATTATTTCGGCACAATCATCGACAGATAAATGGTCTATCTCAG
The candidate division WOR-3 bacterium genome window above contains:
- a CDS encoding DHH family phosphoesterase codes for the protein MSLRDADKMLVEKYATDFSIPREVAEIIARRYPEYSEAKRYLYPDSSQLHDPGLLPDIARAAEEIITAAKGGEGILIYTHDDVDGYTSAAVMYKALDDITKGSGAVHVYPIIREKDGYVLNPQVLSSYREKGVRLLLTVDFGISNEENFRIAEQEGLKAIICDHHETKRTDFPIAAVNPKRQDSRYPFRDLAGVGVAFKLAQFLYQEFFSMSANEFYGLKKSFYPIVCIGTFADRVALCDENRVFCIHGLSLVNHVDEAWAVCLREYGEVEMHRVLKEVLPTIGSAAYIDPRLGVDFFVENDLSRVRDIYSTLKDTDQRRRQEIDNMFSEVISSAEVTSRLVISLVPLSKQHFLGSVAARLRDYFKRNSLIIGIRNEKCIGELRSCDFDLYKLLYRMRKFFLDFGGHKKAAGFSMEKRYLEVFLREFKEYVEHQAPDILDDCKSMEPKPEAFLRKSDVAMLKTLVPFGEGNPAPVLTDGISTFTVDNSLNLVEIT
- a CDS encoding glycosyltransferase family 2 protein, coding for MKVSVVVPAYNEAVNIPLLIEEFDKFVEKKRNYEVILVDDGSEDGTSDILKKHKRRYLRCVRHKRNMGKTQAIMSGAKAAKGDVIVIFDADMQYDPNDIPRLIALIDNGFDIATGWKQGKYDKKFVSNTYNLWAKKLFGLEVHDMNAIKAVRKDVLNDIPLRKDWHRFLVPLAKEAGYRIGEIKVDIRPRKYGLPKYQQKSRILIGFFDLLAVKFQLSFMKKPLLYFGTIGLFSVLAGVAVGILSIVLRLFGYGFRPLLYLVILLVISGILFFSLALIGESIRAILDHLEKPKV
- a CDS encoding radical SAM protein, whose amino-acid sequence is MSQAKPMLVNEVKCKSILNKSGISVIDYAINPYYGCAHKCQYCYAVFMKRFTGHTEPWGDFVDAKVNGPEVLAQQLQRLKKRSRISFGTVCDPYQPLELKYQITRKCLEILIPYRHRVSILTKSAIVIRDADVLRRLYKVRVSFTITSMEEKVRKVFEPATPSAEMRFKALRTLSQDGINTSVFVAPVIPYISDSPTAIADIFKAARSAGADYVMFDTLNPYPKVWRNVQRLVKNQFPDKFESFNTYYTNRKMYKVRLRERIRSLGEKYRIDYRFAF
- a CDS encoding GTPase domain-containing protein; the protein is MANLNYANKELNLKIVYYGTSLGGKTTNLRSIYAKLSSDRKGQMMSLATDLDQTIFFDFLPIDVGEIKGWKLRFHLYTVPGQVYYNASRRLVLRNVDGLVFVVDSQRERLEENIESMYNLQDNLRAYDLILKDIPMIIQYNKRDLPNIMEIKELQTQLNNEDYQYFESVAIRNIGILETLKRICQLTIIALSDTLPAV